The following coding sequences lie in one Methylotuvimicrobium alcaliphilum 20Z genomic window:
- a CDS encoding PEP-CTERM/exosortase system-associated acyltransferase: protein MMFDDYFDVYLADNDESKQIHYNIRYQVYCEEMGFEKISNGGQLEMDDWDKHAVHFIVKNKLTGHFVGAMRLILPELGYLPLEKHCRLSNGVIKSDLHRSVEVSRLCVIKEVRRRSNDGGPPTGLTEKHSVHDDVDYLCNERHLNRSIIWGMFRAASLYCAENRIHNWYFLTTKMLYRLITKENFRMDQIGDSCELNGERFPYRIHMAEILQNPIWNQGFQLHYKCYSAKDKVVLKQCA from the coding sequence ATGATGTTTGATGATTATTTTGACGTTTATCTTGCCGATAACGATGAGTCGAAGCAGATCCATTACAATATCCGTTATCAAGTTTATTGTGAAGAGATGGGGTTTGAAAAAATATCAAATGGCGGCCAATTGGAAATGGATGATTGGGATAAGCATGCCGTTCATTTTATAGTGAAGAATAAATTAACCGGTCACTTTGTCGGTGCTATGCGATTGATTCTACCGGAGCTAGGTTACTTACCGCTGGAAAAGCATTGTAGACTTAGCAATGGAGTTATCAAATCGGATTTACATAGATCGGTGGAGGTATCCCGACTGTGCGTAATTAAAGAAGTAAGGCGGCGTTCCAATGATGGCGGTCCGCCGACAGGATTGACTGAAAAACATAGCGTGCATGATGACGTTGATTACTTGTGTAATGAACGTCATTTGAACCGGAGTATTATATGGGGCATGTTCCGTGCCGCATCTTTGTATTGCGCTGAAAATCGAATTCACAACTGGTATTTTTTGACGACAAAGATGTTATATCGCTTGATCACTAAAGAAAATTTTAGAATGGATCAAATCGGCGATTCATGTGAATTAAATGGTGAGCGTTTCCCTTATAGAATTCATATGGCTGAGATATTGCAGAATCCAATATGGAATCAAGGGTTTCAATTGCACTACAAATGCTACTCGGCAAAGGATAAGGTTGTTCTCAAACAATGTGCTTGA
- a CDS encoding PEP-CTERM/exosortase system-associated acyltransferase yields the protein MDNNAKQSLVDNFERYFSVELAETQEQKNLAYGIRYRVYCQEFHYEKPNFEELEYDEFDERSKHCLIIHQDSGLPAGCVRLVPTFNSRKKDPLPFEKHCLNSLDENFIEQLALDRQHVCEISRLAVDAIFRRRPGEHSTRFGEPSSLDFSRQEQRTFSLIAVACFLAATVLTETTERTSVFAMMEPFLPRLMNRSGIMFQRAGQDIDYHGTRAPYFITTQSALTHMHPDLKELYQWIKTSIIPA from the coding sequence ATGGATAATAACGCAAAACAATCCTTAGTAGATAACTTCGAGCGCTACTTTTCAGTCGAGCTGGCGGAGACTCAAGAACAAAAAAACTTGGCATACGGAATTCGTTACCGGGTTTACTGCCAAGAATTTCATTACGAAAAACCGAACTTCGAAGAACTCGAATATGACGAATTCGACGAACGCTCGAAACACTGCCTAATCATTCATCAAGATAGCGGGTTGCCTGCCGGTTGCGTACGCCTGGTACCGACTTTCAACAGCCGCAAAAAAGACCCATTACCCTTTGAAAAACATTGCCTGAATAGCCTAGACGAAAACTTTATTGAACAATTAGCCCTCGACCGGCAACATGTCTGTGAAATATCAAGACTCGCTGTCGATGCCATATTCAGACGTCGTCCGGGCGAGCATTCAACCCGATTCGGCGAGCCAAGCTCGCTAGATTTTTCTCGGCAAGAACAAAGAACTTTTTCCTTGATTGCCGTAGCCTGCTTTTTAGCGGCCACCGTACTCACCGAAACGACCGAACGAACTAGCGTATTCGCAATGATGGAACCGTTCCTACCTCGCTTGATGAACAGATCCGGCATCATGTTTCAGCGAGCCGGTCAAGATATCGACTACCATGGAACAAGAGCCCCTTACTTTATCACCACTCAATCGGCTTTAACGCACATGCACCCCGACTTGAAAGAATTGTATCAATGGATCAAAACAAGCATCATTCCCGCCTAA